One Dioscorea cayenensis subsp. rotundata cultivar TDr96_F1 chromosome 15, TDr96_F1_v2_PseudoChromosome.rev07_lg8_w22 25.fasta, whole genome shotgun sequence genomic region harbors:
- the LOC120277544 gene encoding probable WRKY transcription factor 21, giving the protein MEEVVKIHRDAVFSCHGVLDKISQSQNQALCGTLMAETREVVSKFKKLGSMLDNTVGHARFRKLKEAPFPLKMKHNIFLGNQTDLFPKFDAQFLKEKQLNKCQVDMNGVNLKLCSTSMTSAKSLLSSLSVENHSFGGLNMKSFSLNNLTHKKKCSSRGDVGSINCHCFKKRKLKMRRSIKVPAISHRLADIPPDEYSWRKYGQKPIKGSPHPRGYYKCSIVRGCTARKHVERCLEDPSMLIVTYEGEHSHTKSLTQSAHP; this is encoded by the exons ATGGAGGAGGTGGTGAAAATCCATAGAGATGCTGTTTTCAGCTGCCATGGAGTTCTGGACAAGATTTCTCAGTCTCAGAATCAAGCTTTGTGTGGAACTCTAATGGCTGAAACCAGAGAAGTTGTTTCCAAATTCAAGAAATTGGGTTCAATGCTTGACAACACTGTTGGGCATGCAAGGTTCAGGAAGCTCAAAGAAGCACCTTTTCCTTTGAAAATGAAGCATAACATCTTCTTAGGTAATCAAACAGACCTCTTTCCCAAGTTTGATGCACAATTTCTAAAGGAAAAGCAGCTGAACAAGTGTCAAGTTGACATGAATGGTGTCAATCTTAAGCTCTGCAGCACCTCCATGACATCTGCTAAGTCTTTGCTGTCTTCATTGAGTGTGGAAAATCATAGTTTTGGTGGTTTGAACATGAAAAGTTTCAGCTTGAATAATTTAACTCATAAAAAGAAGTGTTCTAGCAGAGGGGATGTTGGAAGTATCAACTGCCATTGCTTTAAGAAAAG GAAGTTGAAGATGAGGAGGTCTATTAAAGTGCCTGCTATAAGTCACAGGCTTGCTGATATTCCTCCTGATGAATATTCATGGAGGAAGTATGGACAGAAGCCAATCAAAGGTTCTCCCCATCCAAG GGGATACTACAAATGCAGCATTGTGAGAGGCTGCACTGCAAGGAAGCATGTGGAGAGGTGTTTAGAAGATCCTTCAATGCTTATAGTGACTTATGAAGGGGAGCACAGTCACACCAAATCACTAACTCAATCTGCACATCCATGA